In one window of Aquimarina spinulae DNA:
- a CDS encoding cysteine desulfurase family protein — protein MQKVYFDSAATTEVRPEVIAKMVSVLKEDYGNPSSIHGYGRSAKNHIEQTRKNIASYLGVKASEIIFTSGGTEADNLAINSAVRDLGVKRIITTKIEHHAVLHTVQEIESRTDIVVSYVNINTDGSIDYKHLESLLSNSNEKTLVSLMHVNNEVGTILDIEHVGNLCNKHKALFHSDMVQSIGHYDVDLSNLHIDFTAVSAHKFHGPKGVGFAYIRKNSGLKPLIFGGEQERGYRAGTESVHNIAGMDEALRLSYENLEEEKSYVTNLKQYFIDTLKNNIEGVKFNASCCDPEKSTYTLISVCLPVSEEKAGILLFHLDINGIACSKGSACQSGSGKGSHVLTEILSDEDLQKPSIRFSLSKFNTKEEVDYTVDVLKKFIEE, from the coding sequence ATGCAAAAAGTTTATTTTGATAGTGCGGCTACCACAGAGGTAAGGCCAGAGGTTATTGCTAAAATGGTTTCTGTATTGAAAGAAGATTATGGAAATCCATCATCAATACATGGTTATGGGCGATCTGCTAAGAATCATATAGAACAAACACGTAAAAACATTGCTAGTTATTTAGGAGTAAAAGCATCAGAAATTATATTTACTTCTGGTGGTACAGAAGCTGATAACTTAGCAATAAATAGTGCTGTTAGGGATTTAGGGGTTAAGCGTATTATTACAACCAAAATAGAACATCATGCAGTATTACATACAGTACAGGAAATAGAGTCTCGTACCGATATAGTAGTAAGTTATGTTAATATAAATACAGATGGATCGATTGATTATAAACACTTAGAATCACTTCTTAGTAATTCTAATGAGAAGACGTTAGTAAGCTTGATGCATGTAAATAATGAAGTGGGGACGATATTAGATATTGAGCATGTTGGAAACCTGTGTAATAAACATAAAGCACTTTTTCATAGTGATATGGTTCAGTCAATAGGACATTATGATGTAGATTTAAGTAACTTACATATTGATTTTACGGCAGTAAGTGCTCATAAATTTCATGGACCAAAAGGAGTTGGTTTTGCCTATATTAGAAAAAATTCTGGTTTAAAACCGTTAATTTTTGGTGGTGAACAAGAACGAGGGTATCGAGCAGGAACAGAAAGCGTGCATAATATTGCAGGAATGGATGAGGCGTTGCGATTATCATATGAAAATTTAGAAGAAGAAAAGAGTTACGTTACAAATCTTAAACAATACTTTATCGATACTCTTAAAAATAACATTGAAGGAGTAAAGTTTAATGCCAGTTGTTGTGATCCTGAAAAAAGTACATACACCTTAATTAGTGTGTGTTTGCCTGTTTCTGAAGAAAAAGCTGGGATACTATTATTTCATTTAGATATTAATGGTATTGCATGTTCAAAGGGGAGTGCTTGCCAAAGTGGAAGCGGTAAAGGATCTCATGTATTAACCGAAATCCTTTCTGATGAGGATTTACAAAAACCATCAATACGTTTCTCACTTTCAAAATTTAATACTAAAGAAGAAGTAGATTATACAGTTGATGTACTAAAGAAATTTATAGAAGAATAA
- a CDS encoding DNA mismatch repair protein MutS, translating into MKKKNNMIKIGDTVSVLDEPITGKVVAVTADEVTIETEDGFDMTFFIREVVKIKSGELIMPSYEEVHKNLQEKEIFKKKPKRPIARPKERDIPPMEVDLHINKLVKSTKGMTNHDMITLQLDTAKRQLDFAISKRIPNVVFIHGVGQGVLKEELKYLFGRYDNIRISEGNYRKYGLGATAVYIVQNPK; encoded by the coding sequence ATGAAGAAGAAGAATAATATGATTAAAATAGGGGATACTGTATCTGTTCTGGATGAACCAATTACAGGCAAAGTTGTAGCGGTTACTGCTGATGAAGTAACAATTGAAACAGAGGATGGGTTTGATATGACATTTTTTATTCGTGAAGTGGTAAAAATTAAGTCGGGGGAACTTATTATGCCTTCTTATGAAGAGGTGCATAAGAACTTGCAGGAGAAGGAGATTTTTAAAAAAAAGCCCAAAAGACCTATTGCTAGACCAAAAGAGCGGGATATACCACCAATGGAAGTTGATTTACACATTAACAAATTAGTGAAATCAACCAAAGGAATGACCAATCATGATATGATAACGTTGCAATTGGATACAGCAAAAAGACAACTTGATTTTGCAATTAGTAAACGTATTCCCAATGTAGTTTTTATTCATGGGGTTGGGCAAGGAGTTTTAAAAGAAGAACTCAAATACCTTTTTGGGAGATATGATAATATCAGAATTTCTGAAGGTAACTATAGGAAATATGGACTAGGAGCGACAGCGGTGTATATTGTTCAAAACCCAAAATAG
- a CDS encoding DUF2752 domain-containing protein — protein sequence MQRSISLLLKGDFVAAFYMYPAIYPLLLLLLFLGFNFFIKFKYDRLIKMSLMVTAILTIIISYVIKMKIIFN from the coding sequence ATGCAAAGATCTATTTCTCTCTTACTCAAGGGAGATTTTGTTGCTGCGTTTTATATGTATCCTGCGATTTATCCTCTTTTACTATTACTACTATTTTTAGGATTCAACTTTTTTATCAAATTTAAATATGACAGACTTATAAAAATGAGTCTAATGGTTACAGCCATACTTACTATTATTATAAGTTATGTAATCAAAATGAAAATTATTTTTAACTAA
- a CDS encoding CCC motif membrane protein — MEKQTLPNSTLILVFGILSILGCCCYGVLGIILAIVAIVLAKKATALYNENPELYTGYQNVKTGKILAIVGLILSVIYLIYVVFIFATVGYDGILDMQREMMEQYGG; from the coding sequence ATGGAAAAACAAACATTACCTAATTCTACCCTAATCCTGGTTTTTGGTATTCTATCAATCTTAGGATGCTGTTGTTATGGTGTACTAGGAATTATCCTGGCTATTGTGGCTATAGTACTAGCTAAAAAAGCTACTGCTTTATACAATGAAAACCCAGAATTATATACTGGATATCAAAATGTTAAAACAGGTAAGATCCTGGCAATTGTAGGTTTAATACTAAGTGTTATCTATTTAATCTATGTTGTTTTCATATTTGCAACAGTAGGATATGATGGTATACTAGATATGCAAAGAGAAATGATGGAACAGTACGGAGGGTAA